One region of Seriola aureovittata isolate HTS-2021-v1 ecotype China chromosome 15, ASM2101889v1, whole genome shotgun sequence genomic DNA includes:
- the LOC130182095 gene encoding protein phosphatase 1D-like isoform X2 — translation MDEAIVFRMSAFSEQGGRKYMEDVVEIRIEYEPTASPVEDYPKSQRHGGQGKAESESDKQTETHETHEHDVAAESGPASAVWVESLSNEDSGKHSAPASDDTVAEHVVDTRKSVAFFAVFDGHGGREAAHFAQEHLWDLLKRQRGFWSKDHSEVCAALRKGFIACHHAMWKELSEWPKTITGLPSTSGTTASVIVIRGAHMYVAHVGDSAVVVGVKENDSDITLQALEVTQDHKPELPKEKERIERLGGSVMKKSGVNRVVWKRPRLTHNGPVRRSTVIDQIPFLAVARSLGDLWSYDFYSGEFVVSPEPDTTVMTLDPKRHRYIILGSDGLWNMMPPKNAVNMCYSHDKMVGPKGMSCARRLGCTALLFWKERMLRADNTTVIVLALQERGGPPIPMHRDEIVVDMATGIDHVPFPGTPYNTCEVPKAEHEDGMFYEEDEIYGEEHEGWTCLEW, via the exons ATGGACGAGGCGATAGTTTTTCGTATGAGTGCATTTTCCGAGCAAGGAGGGAGGAAATACATGGAGGATGTTGTCGAGATAAGAATCGAGTACGAGCCGACGGCGTCGCCAGTCGAAGATTATCCAAAGTCGCAGAGACATGGAGGACAGGGGAAAGCGGAGAGTGAATCtgacaaacagactgaaacacacGAGACACATGAGCATGACGTCGCTGCCGAGTCTGGTCCAGCTTCTGCAGTGTGGGTGGAGAGTCTATCAAACGAGGACAGCGGCAAACACAGCGCACCGGCATCCGACGACACGGTCGCAGAGCATGTAGTCGACACTCGCAAGTCGGTGGCGTTTTTCGCCGTTTTTGACGGTCACGGGGGGCGGGAGGCTGCGCACTTCGCCCAGGAACATCTGTGGGATTTGTTGAAGAGGCAGCGGGGCTTTTGGTCGAAGGACCACAGTGAAGTGTGCGCCGCTCTTCGGAAAGGGTTCATCGCCTGTCATCATGCGATGTGGAAAGAGCTAT CCGAGTGGCCAAAGACCATTACTGGCCTGCCCAGTACATCAGGCACCACGGCCAGTGTGATTGTCATCCGTGGAGCTCACATGTATGTTGCCCATGTAGGGGACTCGGCAGTAGTGGTGGGAGTGAAAGAAAATGACTCTGATATCACACTCCAGGCACTTGAAGTAACACAAGACCATAAACCTGAACTTCccaaagagaaggaaaggatTGAACGACTGGGTGGCAG TGTAATGAAGAAATCTGGGGTGAACCGTGTTGTGTGGAAGAGGCCCAGACTGACCCATAACGGCCCCGTGAGGAGGAGTACGGTCATCGACCAGATCCCCTTCCTGGCTGTGGCCCGATCCCTTG GTGATCTCTGGAGCTATGATTTCTACAGTGGGGAGTTTGTGGTTTCTCCAGAGCCTGACACCACTGTGATGACCCTTGACCCCAAGCGGCATCGCTACATCATCCTCGGCAGCGATGGACTATGGAACATGATGCCACCCAAGAATGCTGTTAATATGTGTTACAGCCATGACAAAATGGTG GGGCCCAAAGGAATGTCTTGTGCTCGGCGGCTGGGATGCACAGCGCTGCTGTTTTGGAAAGAACGCATGCTCCGTGCAGACAACACCACAGTTATCGTCCTGGCGCTGCAGGAGCGCGGTGGACCACCCATCCCTATGCATCGGGATGAGATTGTTGTTGACATGGCTACTGGAATTGACCATGTACCATTCCCAGGAACTCCTTATAACACATGTGAGGTCCCGAAG